From a region of the Paenibacillus sp. R14(2021) genome:
- a CDS encoding sensor histidine kinase, producing the protein MRKLSRRPDQGPPLIFTMVWLIYLVFPLVSLFKQPLPELIEGLVVIAVFIVLYICGYLYERTRLFAVLGLIFITLLFCLKLDASGIYLAFYPTPIIGLLKSRRQTIIGYAALIALFAFDLVHWQVYLDQDQLVQLLPAMFVMLVMPIGFKLGKRSKELRQKLNLANEEIARLSKNEERQRISRDLHDTLGHTLSLITLKSELAEKLITKHPERATQEVKDIQATSRAALKQVRELVSGMNAVTIRLEVDHAKQILAAAGILLEQRGDLDSPIPSPLIDNILGMCLRESVTNVVKHSRAGLCRVELQREAGSLLLTIEDNGVGLLKKNGEGEQALSTCNGMKGMRDRLKLIEGVLAIEPVSSGQGTRLVFTVPVVEKAGKGDKS; encoded by the coding sequence ATGCGCAAATTAAGCAGGCGGCCCGATCAAGGACCGCCTCTCATTTTTACAATGGTGTGGCTTATTTATCTTGTGTTCCCGCTTGTGAGCTTATTCAAGCAGCCGTTGCCGGAGCTGATCGAAGGTCTGGTGGTCATAGCGGTTTTCATCGTGTTGTACATTTGCGGCTATTTGTACGAACGCACGCGGCTGTTCGCTGTTCTGGGCTTGATCTTCATTACGCTTCTGTTTTGCCTGAAGCTCGATGCGAGCGGCATTTATTTGGCTTTCTATCCCACGCCGATTATCGGTCTCCTGAAGTCGCGCAGGCAAACGATCATCGGATATGCCGCCTTGATTGCGCTGTTCGCGTTCGACCTCGTTCATTGGCAGGTCTACCTGGACCAGGATCAGCTTGTGCAGCTGCTGCCGGCCATGTTCGTCATGCTCGTCATGCCGATCGGCTTCAAGCTGGGCAAGCGGTCCAAGGAGCTGCGCCAGAAGCTGAATCTTGCCAACGAGGAGATCGCGCGCCTGTCCAAGAACGAGGAGCGGCAGCGGATTTCCCGGGACCTTCATGATACGCTCGGTCATACGCTGTCGCTCATTACGCTGAAGAGCGAGCTGGCCGAGAAGCTCATCACGAAGCATCCCGAGCGTGCCACCCAGGAAGTGAAGGATATTCAGGCGACCTCGCGGGCTGCGCTAAAGCAAGTGCGCGAACTGGTATCGGGCATGAATGCCGTTACGATCCGGCTGGAAGTGGATCATGCGAAGCAAATTCTCGCCGCGGCGGGTATTCTACTGGAGCAGCGAGGGGATTTGGACAGCCCGATTCCATCGCCGCTGATCGATAACATTCTCGGCATGTGTTTGCGGGAATCCGTTACGAACGTCGTCAAGCACAGCCGGGCCGGGTTATGCAGGGTAGAGCTGCAGCGTGAAGCGGGCAGCCTTCTTCTGACGATCGAAGATAACGGCGTCGGGCTGCTCAAGAAGAATGGGGAAGGGGAGCAAGCCCTAAGCACCTGCAACGGGATGAAGGGAATGCGGGACCGGCTGAAGCTGATCGAGGGCGTACTGGCGATCGAGCCTGTGAGCTCAGGTCAAGGAACGCGGCTCGTTTTCACGGTGCCTGTGGTGGAAAAAGCAGGGAAAGGGGATAAATCATGA
- a CDS encoding response regulator transcription factor, protein MMKVIVAEDQGMLRGALSALLDLEDDIEVIAQAENGRQALEVIEQLNPDICVMDIEMPHMSGLDVAERLKEMNHSCKVVVLTTFSRSGYFQRAMKAGVRGFLLKDSPIDELGAALRTVYKGGRSVSPELAMTFFESENPLSEREREVLKLASEGLSAGDIAGKLFLSAGTVRNYLSEAIQKLEAKNRIDAIGIAEKNGWL, encoded by the coding sequence ATCATGAAAGTCATCGTAGCGGAAGATCAAGGGATGCTTCGCGGCGCACTCAGCGCGCTGCTCGATTTGGAAGACGATATCGAGGTCATCGCGCAAGCAGAGAACGGACGGCAGGCGCTCGAAGTCATCGAGCAGTTGAATCCCGACATCTGCGTGATGGATATTGAGATGCCGCACATGAGCGGACTGGACGTTGCGGAGCGGTTGAAGGAGATGAATCATTCCTGCAAGGTGGTTGTCTTGACGACCTTCTCGCGTTCAGGGTATTTCCAGCGGGCCATGAAAGCGGGCGTTCGCGGCTTCCTGCTCAAGGATTCGCCGATTGACGAGCTTGGCGCTGCGCTGAGAACGGTGTACAAGGGCGGCCGGTCCGTAAGTCCCGAGCTTGCGATGACCTTCTTCGAGAGCGAGAATCCGCTGTCCGAGCGCGAACGTGAAGTACTCAAGCTGGCGTCGGAAGGCTTATCCGCCGGCGACATCGCCGGCAAGCTGTTTTTGTCCGCGGGTACGGTGCGCAATTATTTGTCGGAAGCGATTCAGAAGCTGGAAGCTAAGAATCGGATTGATGCCATCGGGATCGCGGAGAAGAATGGATGGCTGTGA